A region of the Ochotona princeps isolate mOchPri1 chromosome 9, mOchPri1.hap1, whole genome shotgun sequence genome:
GGATGtcctctgcttgaggcctggggagTCTGGCCTGGGTTCCTGGGGTGTGTCCTCCTCAAACCGCGCCTAGACTCATCCACCCTTGTTGCTTTTCTAGCACAGATACCAAGAGATCCATCGAGTTGAAAAGTGGATGAAGATGACAAAGCACTGGGCTCAGTATCAGAGCAGCAAGAAGGTGGAGGAAGGCCCGAGCCCAGGCCCACGTCCCGCAGGCTTAGCCTGCGAGGCCCCCGCCAGCCTCCAAGCTACAGGCAGCTCTCTGTCCTACACCCGAGCACCAGGCCTCTCCAGCTGCCTGTTCAGCCTCTTGGGACAGATGCTCACATCAGGGCTTGGGCCAACCCAGGCCCAGGGTGGGGAAGCCACCACTCCTGGGGACAGGCCACATTCCAGGCTTCCATGTTCCTGACACCTCCTGCACCCTGCCCTCCCGGGACTGACCCTGTAACCAGATTCACACAGCCCGTGCTCTCCTTAGTTGCAGAGTCGCATCTACAAGGGCATTCCCCTTCCGATGCGTGGGAAGGTGTGGTGTCTCCTGCTGGACATAGAAAAAGTGAAGGCAGAGAATACTGGAAAATATCAGGTACTGCATTTATGCCCTCAGCCAGGGCAACCCTCACAAGGGCCCGAGGCTCTGGTCTGGGGCAAAGTGTATTTCTAGGGGTGCCAGGGCCATCTTCCTGACCcatcctgtctccctctctcctctcctccctcaggGTTCCTCAGCATCTCCCGGGCTCAGCCAGGCCCTAGGCACTAGCCCCAACTGCCAgggccctgcctctctccctacTGAACTATTGTGTGCAGCttggccagagatgagcccagTTGGTTTTATGTAGGAGATAAAACTAGCACTCCAGACTGCCTTCACCTGGCTGCCCTCATGCTATACTGGTCTCAACCTGGCCCCCATCACCCAACTCACCTTACGCTAGTGAACCACCTGGTTGGGAAAGAACTTCCTGCAGGACGCCCCCTGCAGGCAACAGCAATGGCAGCAACAAGGCCAGAAAAGCTGGCAGTTGTCAAAGCTCGGCAGGACCtgtgtgggcagagctgggactgggcagaCCTGACAAACAGCTGTGTGTGGGCTCCTAGGATGGCTCCTGGAGCAGTGGTACCTGTGTACCCTGAGGTTGACTGCCCACTCACCTCTCTGTCCCACCTCCACCTTACACGTGCACCTCCTCTACAGCAAATGAAGGAACAGGGCCAGCTGTTGTCCCAGTACGTCCATGAGATAGATGCAGACGTCCAGAGGACATTCCAGAACCATGTCATGTTCCAGCAGCGCTATGGAATCAAGTAAGGCTCTGGGCCCAACGAGTCTCGGGAATGGGAGGGTGCAGATAGAGGCGTGGAGGCAAGGGTCTGTAGAGATGGGGGTGTTCTAAGAGAGACTTGGGGTCCTTGCAAGAACCGTGGCGCCTTAGGGAAGTTTGGGGTCCTGAGCACAGATGTGACACCTGCTGCCGAAGGCTCTGCCAGGTCAGGTTCCTGTGTTGAGCAGCTAGGGACACCAAGGCCTGCTTTGGTTTGGGTCAGGTGAGGGTGGAACACAGATAATTCCATCAGAGAATGAAGGCAGCAAATGCAGGAAGGTGGCCTGCCAGGCATCACAGGCTCTGCAGAGCCTGTgcggagccagggctggaccttCCTGGGAGGGCATTAGGATGAAGGATTCTCCTACATGTCAACCTGCACATCAAGACCTAACAATGACCTGGCCTTGTGGAGGAAGGAGGCACAGAAATGTGAATCCTAGGGTCCGGTGGATCAGGGTGGTGAGAAGCCGAAGCCGCAGCCAGGCTGCAGGCCCTGAGGAGAGGCTGGTGGCCAGGCTCAGAGAGGTGGGGCCAACCTTGCGTGTACCAGGCCCTGTGCAGGCCCAGCCTGGAGGGAGGTTTACCACACAAGAAGGGGGTGATGTGAGGAGGGCGTGGCTACAGGGAGGGGACGGACCTCCAGCTGTGTAAAGCTATTCATCCCATTGGTTTGAAATCTTACattcatgaaaaaaacaaaaaatctgcaAGCTCTGCTTTTCTCCACATTCCCAAGCACCTGACCATGACCTTGATGCGCTTCAATGTCTGTTGTAGCCAGTCGTGATACTGAGTAGGACTCAGGGAGAATCAAGAAGGGGGTGTTGCGGTCCACAGCATGTGGCTGGGCCTTGGGTGCATTGTCCTACATGAGGGAAGTCAGACaccatcccacccccaccccgccccaaggTCCCACCATGTGCCGTCACTCCCAGGACCTTTGGGGGATGATGGGAGCCTTAGGAAcagaggccagagcagagcctgggACGCTGCGACTGGGGAATTTGACTTCAGAGGGGATGCGAGGATCCATTTAGGGAACAGAGGCGTACATTTCTGGCCCGGGGCTTAGAAGACTCCAcatttgtgttcattttcctGTACTTGAAGTTCTGTGtttgaatgaaagaaaattcatgGGTCTGACATTAGACATGCGTCCACATTTGTGTGCGTGGCATCACACACACCCAAAATACCCGTCCCCCGAAATGTAAAGATAAGCACCTGATCTGAGCCCTCCACACTTTCACAGAGATTTTCTTGGGGCCTCGGGGCTGCTGGAAGTGTAGAATTAGGCAGAATTACAGCAGATTTAAAGTCTCAGCAGGACACAGCAGtgccctccctgtctccctccctccttttctctctctctgattcccaGGCAGCAGGCACTGTTCCATGTCCTGCTGGCATATACTGTCTTTGACCATGTGAGTATTCTGGGGTGCTGGGGCCAATGCCTTTCCCAAACTCCTCACAGCAGGGTTCTGGTGCCATGTCAAAGAGATGCAGGCTGTGGTTTACAGAGCCTGTGTGATGTCACTGAGTTGGCAAGGGGTGAGGGCTGAAACCCAGAGTCTCTCTAACCCTGACCATAAGTTCTGAGAGTTGAGATGCCTTCTTGCTGAGAtccttcctcccaggccacatcagTGTCCTAGGTGAGTTGGGTCCTGCCAGGCGGTGCCTTACACGGTGTCTTGGCTCTTGCAGGAGGTGGGCTACAGGCATGGCATGAACTGGGTGGCTGCTGTATTACTCATGTTCTTGGAGGAGGAAGACACCTTCTGGGTCTTAGCACAACTCATGATGAAGCCCAGGCATGCCATGCACGGTAGGTGGCCACGCGCAGTGGGGACACACATGCCTCCCTGCCCTACCAGACTTCTTGGTACCCAGGACAATGCATTTGGAGGTTCccccaggagtcaggagaagTTTGGGCTTCTCACTTAGTCTCCCATCAGCTAAGAGCCCTTTAGCCTCCCTGGGGCCACATTCTGTACCACCAGCCTGCCCTATCCGCCCCACCCTTAGCCTCCACCTGCTCATGTCCCTGACGGCCCTGCAGTGCCCTCTGTCACTCAGCTCCTGACAATCTCATCTCTAAATCTGAAGCTAGAAGATACCAGATGGCAGGGATCCCTATGCTGACCCCATGAGATGGCCATGGGTCCCTCTGGGGTATCTGGGCAATTCCACATCCCAGCCCTGTGTGGTTCCAAGGCCCCTTACCAGCATTCACCTCCCTCCCCTACTGCTCTGCCCTGGATGGGCTCAGGTTGACTCTGTCGCAGTCTCCCCTTCCCCTGCTATGCCCAGGGTCCCCAAGGTCCTGTGCTCAGGCTCTACCACCCTGGCTCTGACTTGCTGGCGGTGGGGCGGGGGGTGGCTGGGTGTTCTCAGGACTTTACAAGGCCAATGGCACCAAGCTGCAGCGGCTGCAGCAACACCATGACAACATCCTCAAGTGCCGCGTTCCAAAATTGAAACAGCACCTGGTGAGTTGGGTGGCTCTTGTTGCTCTGTGACAGCACTGTGTCCTGCAGCAGTGGTGGAGGAATGGAGGCCTCAAAGCATGTTGGGGTGGCTGAGAGGCCAGGCCTGACCTGGGCTTTGCCTTGGCTGTGAGCCCTGCAGAGGCTCAGGAgtccttttccttcccttctcctgtTGAGGCAATGGGCAGCAGGCCACTGTCATGGGCACTGTGCAGCTGCAAGGGGAGGGTGCATCCAAACACCTCTATAGAGGACACACCAATTCCTGGCAGATTTGCAGCTCTTCTGTCCCTTCCCTCAGGATGAGCAGGGAGTGTGCGCCGCAGCGTACGCTCGGAAGTGGTTCCAGCAGTGCTTCGTGGATGGGGTAAGGATGTGGAGGTGACTCTGCAGcctgggaagctcctggcccctgggttgACTCTGCTGTCCTGGAAATACGTGATCTCCTAGAAGGGCTGTGCTCAGCGCTGCCCCCTGGAGGCCCAGGAGGGCACTGCTGGGGCAGTTCCTGGTGCAGAGGGCAAGTCTTGGGAGAGCCAGGGAGGAAATGGGGGCTCCACAAGGCAACTGGAGTCAGCACAGCAGCCTCCAGCTGAGTTGCAACTGCTTTGTTCCCAGAGCACGGGCCTAGGGCCTCTGTGTGTGGGGGACCATGGATCCCTCTGCACCCCGTGGTGCTGGGGGCTTGTTGTTCCCTGGGGTACTCCACTGAGCTCAAGGCTGGCCCTCAGGTGAGGTTTTGTGAGAAGGCCTTGTTTTCTCCTCTCCTTGGTGCATGGAGGACCCTTCCATGTCCTGGGGACCCTCGGAAGTGACCCTAGCTCCCCTGTGAGAGGATCCACTGTCCTGTAGAGCTGCAGGATCTCAGTGGATGCAGCTTCACAGGGTCCTCCCCGGGTGCTGGGATGGGCCCCTAGTGGACCCTGCTCACCCTGCATGGGCTGGGTCCTTCCACACCGCTGTCTTCACAGGCCCCCTTCCCGTTGATGCTCCGATTTTTTGATGTATACATCCTAGAAGGGGAGCCCATTCTGACTGCAATGTCGTATACTGCCCTGAAGGTCCATAGGAGTAAGTCCTGTGGGACTCTGCTGGGGACAGTGGTGAGGGCCCACTTTTCTGCACCAAATAGCAGGCCAGACTCAATGTGAGGGGCTGGGCAGGACACCCAGGGGCCTCCCAGGAACTACCACCCATTCTTTACCTATCTATCTTGGGCATGAATGGGTGTGGCCCTTTCTTAGTTCAACCTCCCATAGGATGTGGCTGTCTGCAAGGGGTGGCCCTGGCAGCACCCAAATATGTTCCCAGCAGGAGGGACAGGGGCGGAGCAGGCCGTAGCACTGCCCTTGCCCATCATGAGGCCTGTCCCTGTGCCTAGGACACCTCTTGAAGCAGAATGGGAGCCACCTGCAGCAATACCTGCAGGAGGAGCTGCGCCAGGCCTGGGACATCCATGATGATGCAGCCCTGAGGCGACTCCAGGCCACCAAGGCGGAACTAGAAAAGTTCAAGTGTTTTCTGCCTCCGCCAGGTTTGCTCCGATGCTTggctgcctcttctctctctgggTGGTTAGTGGTGGGGGTGCCCTGGCACCAGCAGCCTTGCTTGGGCTTCTCACTTCCTGCTCCCTGGTTCCAAGTACATGTCACCTAGAGGGCCTCCAGGAAGCTGCTGCACCACCAGGTTCCAGAACATCCCCTTGGGGAAGGGGGGTTTCCCCATCCCTATCTCGCCCCCCCCACACCAGTcatgagggcagggctgggggtgtgtCCAGAAGACCCTAGTCAGAAATTCAGGTCTAAGCTGAGCTCTGAGGTGTGGGCCAGAACAGAGGGCAGTTGCAGCCCCGGGTCCATGGTCGTAAAAGTCATGTGTTCTTTTGGAACCACTGTGGGTCAAGGGGAGTCCCTGTCCTCCTCAGGACAGTTTTGTCCTGGCTTACCTCAGCCAGAGCCCAAGCACCTGCTAGCCAGCCCTCCTCTTGGGACAATCAGGACACCGAGGTTACTACAGCCTGCACAGCCTGCCTGTGCTGGTCACTGTCTGGGGCAGCAGGGGCTGTTGGGGGGACATCACACCACACCTGGCTATACTTTCCCCCTCTGCATCAAAGGCTTCCCTGAAAT
Encoded here:
- the LOC131481139 gene encoding USP6 N-terminal-like protein, whose translation is MEAMKPQLPQKREVIASKYEQGCRGQAQVARPEDEDINTRPFITYLGILQEKMLPRDRVLEAQHRYQEIHRVEKWMKMTKHWAQYQSSKKLQSRIYKGIPLPMRGKVWCLLLDIEKVKAENTGKYQQMKEQGQLLSQYVHEIDADVQRTFQNHVMFQQRYGIKQQALFHVLLAYTVFDHEVGYRHGMNWVAAVLLMFLEEEDTFWVLAQLMMKPRHAMHGLYKANGTKLQRLQQHHDNILKCRVPKLKQHLDEQGVCAAAYARKWFQQCFVDGAPFPLMLRFFDVYILEGEPILTAMSYTALKVHRRHLLKQNGSHLQQYLQEELRQAWDIHDDAALRRLQATKAELEKFKCFLPPPAKLEEMPSMSLSLKLASLVPGLHPTPQRHRVGWRQNQVGCTVASDSQVLRTRAAAQSQSDPGHCVGTSSSGHRGGLSQRAFIFTPVLSLNAGKYRSPEHEPKKRLLGSPHPAQKGPRSSREAWSRARSAAHHCQKPGRDFTLLEPSMTVKLCSSGQPRRGSVKVLRVHSLPRPDLGQHASQARPGRTGVLP